The following proteins are encoded in a genomic region of Candidatus Abawacabacteria bacterium:
- a CDS encoding NAD(P)H-dependent oxidoreductase: MPTSDSAIKVLVLNGSLKHRPELSNTEELAQDVLNYMVPYQVASEIIRLADKNIPVGLGYRESDTDEWPEIVTKIKASDIIIFATPIWWGGRSSLLQRVIERLDALDEEYHAEGRSALLNKVAGIVITGSEDGAQATLAAIMEVLTFMNFTLPPECCAYWVGEVGQSPAEDRAKRMANKATQHMAKNLARNLLFYAQLLKKQPMLLG, translated from the coding sequence ATGCCAACCTCAGATAGTGCCATAAAAGTTTTAGTGCTTAATGGCTCGTTAAAACATAGGCCTGAATTATCCAATACTGAAGAATTGGCGCAAGATGTGCTGAATTATATGGTGCCTTATCAAGTTGCTAGTGAGATTATTCGTTTAGCTGATAAAAATATTCCGGTAGGCTTAGGCTATAGAGAAAGTGATACTGATGAATGGCCAGAAATTGTTACGAAGATCAAAGCCAGCGATATCATTATTTTTGCCACTCCTATTTGGTGGGGAGGAAGATCTAGCTTACTGCAAAGAGTAATTGAACGGTTAGATGCTCTAGATGAAGAATATCATGCCGAAGGACGAAGTGCTTTGCTTAATAAAGTAGCCGGAATAGTGATTACTGGTAGCGAAGATGGGGCGCAGGCTACTTTGGCTGCAATTATGGAAGTGCTTACTTTTATGAATTTCACTTTGCCACCTGAGTGCTGTGCATATTGGGTGGGGGAGGTGGGCCAATCACCAGCAGAAGATCGGGCAAAAAGAATGGCCAACAAAGCAACTCAACATATGGCTAAAAACCTGGCTAGGAATCTTCTTTTTTATGCTCAACTACTCAAAAAACAGCCCATGTTACTAGGATGA